One Sulfurovum sp. TSL1 DNA segment encodes these proteins:
- the hemC gene encoding hydroxymethylbilane synthase — protein sequence MEKLIIATRASALALWQAYHIKERIETSFPEITVELNEITSKGDKILDKPLALIGGKGHFTKELEDEMLEGNADLAVHSLKDVPTYIPEGLELCAITERQDQSDVLLSHTYQSLDDLPQGAVVGTTSLRRRMQLLEKRPDLVVKELRGNVNTRLRKLKEGEYDVIILAYIGLHRLDLLKDVPFVEKLDFFIPPMGQAALGIEIVSNNERVREIAMTLNDENSYLCTKLERDFVSKIGAGCSAPVAVNAVITGDDITIKAMLGYPDGTNIMHKSLTAKVDACDALGQQLALEMITEGALEILEKAESIAFKDEMPERL from the coding sequence GTGGAAAAATTAATTATAGCGACAAGAGCAAGTGCTCTTGCACTTTGGCAGGCATATCACATTAAAGAGAGGATCGAAACTTCCTTTCCGGAGATCACCGTAGAACTGAATGAAATTACCTCAAAAGGTGACAAGATACTGGACAAACCGCTTGCACTCATAGGGGGCAAGGGACACTTCACCAAAGAGCTTGAAGATGAGATGCTTGAAGGGAATGCAGATCTTGCAGTACATTCCCTTAAAGATGTACCTACTTACATTCCCGAAGGTTTGGAACTCTGTGCCATTACAGAACGTCAAGATCAGAGCGATGTCCTGCTATCACATACCTATCAAAGTCTGGATGACCTTCCTCAGGGTGCAGTGGTAGGAACCACAAGTCTAAGAAGACGTATGCAGCTGCTAGAGAAACGTCCGGATCTCGTGGTCAAAGAACTGAGAGGCAATGTCAACACAAGGCTCAGAAAGCTCAAAGAAGGAGAGTATGATGTGATCATACTTGCTTATATAGGACTGCATAGACTTGACCTGCTTAAAGATGTCCCTTTTGTTGAAAAATTGGATTTTTTCATCCCACCTATGGGACAGGCTGCGTTGGGTATCGAGATCGTAAGTAACAATGAGAGGGTTCGTGAAATAGCCATGACCTTGAATGATGAGAATTCTTATCTCTGTACAAAGTTGGAACGTGATTTTGTCTCAAAGATAGGTGCGGGGTGCTCTGCTCCTGTGGCTGTGAATGCAGTCATCACAGGTGATGATATCACGATTAAAGCGATGCTTGGATACCCGGATGGTACGAACATCATGCATAAATCATTGACAGCAAAGGTAGATGCATGTGATGCATTGGGACAACAGTTGGCTCTAGAGATGATCACTGAGGGTGCTCTGGAGATACTTGAAAAAGCAGAATCTATAGCATTTAAAGATGAAATGCCAGAGAGACTATAA
- a CDS encoding FxsA family protein, with protein MIFLIIPFALIELYLSLKTGETIGFFWSVVWIVLSFALGMMLLQKSSQTMMGNMQSMRQGKLDLRRFQNASMSYFIAAILLIIPGVFSDLLGVIAFFYSLYLQFIAKITPEGTTHFTKQGDDDVIDVEIIDEHSRSDRDS; from the coding sequence ATGATATTTCTGATCATTCCTTTTGCTCTCATCGAATTGTACCTTTCGCTAAAGACCGGAGAGACTATAGGTTTTTTTTGGTCAGTGGTATGGATCGTACTTAGTTTTGCTCTGGGCATGATGCTTTTACAAAAATCTTCACAAACGATGATGGGCAATATGCAGTCAATGAGACAGGGAAAACTTGACTTGAGAAGATTTCAAAATGCAAGTATGTCCTACTTCATCGCTGCGATCCTACTCATTATTCCGGGAGTATTCAGTGACCTTTTGGGTGTCATTGCATTTTTTTATTCACTTTATTTACAATTTATTGCTAAAATAACCCCCGAAGGAACAACACATTTTACAAAACAAGGAGATGATGATGTCATTGATGTCGAAATTATTGATGAGCACAGTCGTAGCGACCGTGACTCTTAG
- a CDS encoding thioredoxin domain-containing protein, whose amino-acid sequence MSLMSKLLMSTVVATVTLSANAQPDNKLLVKYVKRSVVKNPQVKVNGVTVLESKTDKRLPGWTILLTTMDLEYQKKEIHAPEMMFVKDGLITGHLVNLKTGNDYRDEIKPSVPQSYYDDAHLLFGNKDAEHKILIFSDPQCPFCQEIVPEIFKVSKENPAKIAVYYYHLPLLRIHPVSDVLTRVMHVAQHEGRTDVVEKIYSLKIDPRETDMTKILAAVKSHTGYSVTAAQVDAEEVKAAMQADEMASSKMMVTGTPTIYIDGEWDKMRNGYKTLIK is encoded by the coding sequence ATGTCATTGATGTCGAAATTATTGATGAGCACAGTCGTAGCGACCGTGACTCTTAGTGCAAATGCACAGCCAGATAACAAATTATTAGTTAAATATGTGAAGAGATCTGTGGTGAAAAATCCACAGGTGAAAGTTAACGGTGTAACCGTACTTGAGTCTAAAACAGATAAGAGATTACCTGGATGGACGATCTTGTTAACGACGATGGATCTGGAGTATCAGAAAAAAGAGATACATGCACCTGAAATGATGTTTGTGAAGGATGGACTCATCACAGGGCACTTAGTGAATCTAAAAACCGGAAATGATTACAGAGATGAGATCAAACCTAGTGTCCCTCAGAGCTATTATGATGATGCCCACCTGCTGTTTGGTAACAAGGATGCAGAGCATAAGATACTGATCTTCTCTGATCCTCAATGTCCGTTCTGTCAAGAAATAGTACCGGAGATATTTAAAGTATCTAAAGAGAACCCTGCAAAAATTGCAGTCTATTATTATCACCTGCCGTTACTTCGTATCCATCCTGTTTCAGATGTACTGACACGTGTGATGCATGTGGCACAACATGAAGGTAGAACAGATGTGGTTGAAAAGATCTATTCACTTAAGATTGACCCGAGAGAGACAGATATGACGAAGATACTAGCTGCAGTAAAAAGCCATACCGGTTACAGTGTCACAGCAGCACAGGTAGATGCTGAAGAGGTGAAAGCAGCCATGCAGGCAGATGAAATGGCCTCAAGTAAAATGATGGTCACAGGTACTCCTACTATCTATATAGATGGTGAGTGGGATAAAATGCGTAACGGGTATAAAACGCTCATAAAATAA
- a CDS encoding polyprenyl synthetase family protein — protein MLSAVERKIEQFIADLNDKEISGLYAQLPDGKRLRAKLILKIAGNSLSVVKTAAVVEMIHAASLLHDDVIDDAYTRRSKPSLNALYGNKTAIMLGDVLYSKGFLELNNISPDVAKMVSNAVVQLSLGELKDVSLSKTFNLDKDVYIDMIYQKTASLMEASAGAAALLAGKSKEAYMTYGRNLGIAFQMIDDLLDITSDSATLGKPALHDFEEGKTTLPYIYLYELLESDEKEKLRALHAKKLSADEQHWIKMKMQEHRVIQKSYQEAKTLIEEAITLMNEKGEDALSNIAMQMIERDF, from the coding sequence GTGCTAAGTGCTGTTGAGAGAAAAATAGAACAATTTATAGCTGACCTGAATGATAAAGAGATAAGTGGACTTTATGCTCAACTGCCTGATGGTAAAAGACTGCGTGCAAAGCTCATTTTGAAAATTGCGGGTAATAGTCTTTCTGTGGTGAAGACAGCTGCTGTCGTTGAGATGATACATGCTGCAAGTCTTTTACACGATGATGTGATAGATGATGCCTATACCAGACGTTCAAAACCTTCTCTCAATGCACTCTATGGCAATAAAACAGCCATCATGTTGGGTGATGTCCTTTACTCCAAAGGTTTCTTGGAGTTAAACAACATCAGTCCGGATGTGGCCAAGATGGTCTCCAATGCTGTTGTACAACTCAGTCTTGGAGAACTGAAAGATGTTTCACTTTCCAAAACATTTAACTTGGACAAAGATGTTTATATTGATATGATCTACCAGAAAACGGCTTCTCTGATGGAAGCCAGTGCGGGTGCTGCCGCTTTGTTGGCCGGTAAGTCCAAAGAAGCCTATATGACCTACGGTAGAAACCTGGGTATAGCCTTTCAAATGATAGATGATCTGCTTGATATCACATCAGACAGTGCCACCTTGGGTAAACCCGCATTGCATGATTTTGAAGAGGGTAAGACCACACTGCCATATATCTATCTGTATGAACTGCTGGAGAGTGATGAAAAAGAGAAACTCAGAGCACTGCATGCAAAAAAGCTCTCTGCAGACGAACAGCATTGGATCAAAATGAAAATGCAGGAACACCGGGTGATACAAAAAAGTTATCAGGAAGCCAAAACACTGATAGAAGAAGCGATCACACTGATGAATGAGAAAGGTGAAGATGCACTCTCAAATATCGCTATGCAGATGATAGAAAGGGATTTTTAA
- a CDS encoding menaquinone biosynthesis decarboxylase encodes MQDVVQWLKEYGNLKIIEEPLDVELEIPHVAYVEVKTEDSRPILFTNPVNKAKGIAYDMPVLMNIFANKDLTEKIFGKHPDDVAKGIDELLKLKPPKGFKAKLAMLPKLFSLKNVFPKRLKFKGECQEVIIPKDEVDLDRLPILKTWEEDGGPFITMGQVYTRSLDGEMQNLGMYRLQQYDKKRLGMHWQIHKDASHFFDQYQRAGKKMPVTVAIGGDPLYIWCGQAPMPHGMFELLLYGFVRNKNAQLVKSITNDIYIPRDVDVVIEGFVDPEVMEIEGPFGDHTGYYTLKEPFPVMDVETITMKKHPVFQATVVGKPPLEDKYMGWATERIFLPMLKPMAPDLIDYNMPENGVFHNLILAKMKTLYKGHAQQFMHAFWGVGQMSFVKHAIFVGEDAPDLEESQALAAHILNRLDQCKILITQGIVDHLDHSSSEQFVGGKLGVDATGDEVENGVEALLSDEVLLDKMREISSSVVGLKQYMTETKTPICVISVDKKESQRNLIKKLEGLEKHIKLLVIVDHANNDLNDAYMLIWRVVNNIDAGRDVILKPFIAIDGTNKSEVDGYEREWPGDTFCTKEVLDGLQEKGLIDIDEAFIKKFGLLPF; translated from the coding sequence ATGCAAGACGTAGTACAATGGCTTAAAGAGTATGGTAATTTAAAGATCATCGAGGAACCGTTGGATGTGGAGCTTGAGATCCCACATGTGGCCTATGTGGAAGTCAAGACAGAGGATTCTCGTCCTATCCTTTTTACCAATCCTGTGAACAAAGCCAAAGGTATAGCGTATGATATGCCTGTACTGATGAACATCTTTGCCAACAAAGACCTGACGGAAAAGATCTTCGGCAAACATCCTGATGATGTAGCCAAAGGTATAGATGAACTGCTTAAGCTCAAACCACCTAAGGGATTCAAAGCCAAGTTGGCGATGCTTCCTAAACTCTTTTCACTTAAAAATGTCTTTCCCAAACGTTTAAAGTTCAAAGGAGAGTGTCAAGAGGTCATCATTCCTAAAGATGAGGTGGACTTGGACAGATTACCTATACTCAAGACCTGGGAAGAGGACGGTGGTCCCTTTATCACGATGGGACAGGTCTATACAAGGAGTCTGGACGGCGAAATGCAAAATCTCGGGATGTACCGACTGCAACAGTATGATAAAAAGAGACTGGGGATGCACTGGCAGATACATAAAGATGCTTCGCACTTCTTTGACCAGTACCAAAGAGCCGGTAAAAAAATGCCTGTAACCGTAGCCATAGGTGGTGACCCACTTTATATCTGGTGTGGACAGGCTCCCATGCCACATGGCATGTTTGAACTGTTACTCTATGGTTTTGTACGGAATAAAAATGCACAGCTGGTGAAGTCGATCACCAATGACATTTATATCCCCCGTGATGTAGATGTGGTCATAGAAGGTTTTGTGGATCCTGAAGTCATGGAGATAGAAGGGCCATTCGGTGACCATACGGGTTACTATACACTGAAAGAGCCGTTTCCTGTGATGGATGTAGAGACGATCACGATGAAAAAACATCCGGTATTTCAGGCAACAGTAGTAGGAAAACCGCCGTTGGAAGATAAGTATATGGGCTGGGCAACGGAACGTATCTTCCTGCCGATGCTTAAACCTATGGCTCCAGACCTGATAGACTATAATATGCCTGAAAACGGGGTCTTCCACAACCTGATATTGGCAAAGATGAAAACACTCTATAAGGGACATGCACAGCAGTTCATGCATGCATTTTGGGGAGTGGGTCAGATGAGCTTTGTCAAACATGCCATTTTTGTAGGAGAAGATGCCCCCGATCTTGAAGAGAGTCAAGCCCTGGCAGCACATATACTCAATCGGCTGGATCAGTGTAAGATCCTCATCACACAAGGTATCGTGGACCATCTTGACCATTCGTCCTCAGAACAGTTCGTCGGCGGGAAACTGGGTGTGGATGCAACAGGAGATGAAGTAGAAAACGGTGTAGAAGCGTTACTTTCAGATGAAGTGCTGCTTGATAAGATGCGAGAGATAAGCAGCAGTGTAGTAGGCCTGAAGCAGTACATGACAGAGACCAAAACACCGATCTGTGTGATCAGTGTGGATAAAAAAGAGTCCCAACGCAATCTCATTAAAAAACTTGAAGGACTTGAGAAGCATATCAAACTGCTTGTCATTGTGGATCATGCGAATAATGATCTGAATGATGCCTATATGCTCATTTGGCGTGTAGTGAACAATATAGACGCAGGAAGGGATGTCATACTTAAACCGTTCATAGCGATCGACGGGACGAATAAAAGTGAAGTGGACGGCTATGAAAGAGAATGGCCCGGAGATACTTTCTGTACGAAAGAGGTGCTTGACGGCCTTCAGGAAAAAGGGCTTATTGATATAGATGAGGCTTTTATTAAAAAATTCGGATTGCTGCCTTTTTAA
- the hemA gene encoding glutamyl-tRNA reductase: MYYQVMSFSHKNCDQGMREKLAFANDEEKIAMLNQLVEFEFIHEAFIVSTCNRVEIVLATRDNFSSYHTILGLMSQKSELNFYEIKSSGVRYDDEEAVQHIFSVVSSLDSLVIGESQITGQVKEAFMLSHQNGTAGRKLNRIISYAVKCAAEVRNATNISHNPISIASVAVAQAHKILGDSMAGTTAMVVGAGEMGVLATKHLLRAGCDVVMLGRDQEKIEALAETLGENVKAATMEKLPKYLNRYRLLFTATSAREPIITQDLIENDTLPRLWFDMAIPRDIEDMALEKLQLFRIDDLRTISQDNHALREEQAVRAAEIVERYKEEFYAWLRALSIEPVIKEMREQVNDAIDAEMKRALKKGFVPAEAEANMRKMAEQMFKRFLHEPTQNLRHSSTEKKNANCIESIKKMFNIDTDNIDLKQYKNDHHTKGYNA, translated from the coding sequence ATGTATTACCAAGTGATGAGTTTTTCTCATAAGAACTGTGATCAGGGTATGCGAGAAAAGTTGGCATTTGCCAATGATGAAGAAAAAATTGCAATGCTCAATCAATTGGTCGAATTTGAGTTTATCCATGAAGCATTTATCGTGTCTACCTGTAACCGTGTTGAGATCGTATTGGCAACACGTGACAATTTTTCAAGTTATCACACGATCCTGGGACTGATGAGTCAAAAGAGTGAATTGAACTTTTATGAGATCAAATCCTCAGGTGTACGTTATGATGATGAAGAGGCAGTACAGCATATTTTTTCTGTGGTCTCTTCACTGGACTCTTTGGTCATAGGTGAATCTCAGATCACAGGACAGGTGAAAGAGGCATTTATGCTCTCGCATCAAAATGGTACGGCCGGGCGCAAACTCAATCGTATCATCTCTTATGCAGTGAAGTGTGCGGCAGAAGTACGCAATGCAACGAATATTTCCCACAACCCTATTTCGATCGCATCAGTTGCTGTGGCACAGGCACACAAAATTCTGGGTGACAGTATGGCTGGTACGACAGCTATGGTAGTCGGTGCCGGTGAAATGGGTGTATTGGCCACGAAACATCTACTGAGAGCAGGTTGTGATGTGGTGATGCTGGGAAGAGACCAGGAGAAGATCGAAGCGCTGGCAGAGACCCTGGGTGAAAATGTCAAAGCAGCCACTATGGAAAAACTTCCAAAGTATCTGAACCGTTACCGTCTGCTTTTTACCGCCACTTCAGCCAGAGAACCGATCATTACGCAGGACCTTATAGAGAATGATACTTTACCAAGACTCTGGTTTGACATGGCAATTCCCAGAGATATCGAAGATATGGCGTTGGAGAAATTGCAACTGTTCCGTATCGATGACCTTCGTACCATCTCTCAAGACAATCATGCATTACGTGAAGAACAGGCAGTAAGAGCAGCTGAGATCGTAGAGAGATATAAAGAAGAGTTTTATGCATGGCTCAGAGCACTTTCTATTGAACCGGTGATCAAAGAGATGAGAGAACAGGTGAATGATGCCATAGATGCTGAAATGAAAAGGGCCCTAAAAAAAGGTTTTGTACCGGCAGAAGCCGAAGCAAATATGCGTAAAATGGCAGAGCAGATGTTCAAACGTTTCTTACATGAACCCACACAGAACCTGAGACACTCTTCAACAGAGAAGAAAAATGCGAACTGCATAGAATCGATCAAAAAAATGTTCAATATAGATACCGACAACATTGATCTTAAACAGTATAAAAACGACCATCATACAAAAGGATACAACGCGTGA
- a CDS encoding EAL domain-containing protein gives MRKQYFDKFIFFLMALLIIFAVFLQITTVQSTEKLKKEEIDKAEQYASKIAKLILRQTDSNIEPILTNNPKFRDYLNESLQAFLTKQYQYIFVLKKDVKGNYRFLLDGSEEEPEEYKTIFFPKSELYDKVYTTQNMQIIEQHEGVEQIWLSLVYPIVSENETQALLVLDLSKSYGEHLNKFNSPLMTVVWMMQIFLLLSMFLLVFLAYRYYKIRKELIIDDLTSVYKKQYLQEFFEKNRLDDYNVMLLDIDEFKRVNQKFGYQFGDIILTEFTKTLLSTLSPGAILVRTGGAEFLVVSPKSEATVEKQAQKTFDKLKEKKYLIGNDIQYLTVSMSAMSIPEKSTSVQNIERLLDEKLLEVKSNGKNALAILSKEELSGINYSNVDYIKEALEEERLICLYQPIYETQTKKIKKYEALVRLIDKEDPKKLIIPLHFMKLVKGTSQYIKMSKLVFRDVFQTLKRYEDVEISVNVDLDDLDNADMMNLITHNLYEHRTIANRLTFEILEDHEVKDHGKVMFHLQQLKAFGSKIALDDFGSGYASYSYLIKLNIDILKIDGSIIKELEHRPDHAKTVISSIRGLAESFQYDLVAEFVADEYIYNIIKDLGIQYAQGYYLGEPKPIEWYMDKNH, from the coding sequence ATGAGAAAACAGTATTTTGATAAATTTATTTTTTTCTTGATGGCTCTACTCATCATATTTGCTGTATTTTTACAGATCACAACAGTTCAAAGTACAGAGAAACTTAAAAAAGAAGAGATAGATAAAGCAGAACAATACGCATCCAAAATCGCTAAACTTATACTACGACAAACAGACAGTAATATAGAACCAATACTTACAAATAATCCTAAATTTAGAGATTATCTCAACGAATCCCTTCAAGCCTTTTTAACCAAACAGTATCAATATATCTTTGTACTGAAAAAAGATGTAAAAGGAAATTACCGTTTTTTACTCGATGGATCAGAAGAAGAACCTGAAGAGTATAAGACGATTTTTTTCCCTAAAAGTGAACTGTATGACAAGGTATATACAACGCAGAATATGCAAATTATTGAGCAGCATGAAGGGGTTGAACAGATTTGGTTGTCACTGGTTTACCCTATTGTGAGTGAAAATGAAACGCAAGCACTTTTAGTTTTGGACCTTTCAAAATCTTATGGCGAACATCTCAATAAATTTAACTCTCCACTGATGACCGTTGTATGGATGATGCAGATTTTTTTACTTCTCAGTATGTTTTTACTGGTTTTCCTGGCATATAGATATTATAAAATTCGTAAAGAGCTTATTATAGATGATTTGACCTCTGTCTATAAAAAGCAATACCTGCAAGAGTTTTTTGAAAAAAATCGATTGGATGACTACAATGTAATGTTGCTAGACATAGATGAATTTAAAAGGGTCAATCAAAAATTTGGTTATCAATTTGGTGATATTATTCTTACAGAGTTTACAAAAACACTTTTATCTACCTTGTCCCCTGGTGCAATACTTGTACGTACAGGAGGAGCAGAGTTTCTGGTTGTCTCCCCAAAATCAGAGGCTACAGTAGAAAAACAAGCACAAAAAACATTTGATAAGTTAAAAGAAAAAAAATATCTTATAGGTAATGACATACAGTATTTGACCGTTTCAATGAGTGCCATGAGTATTCCAGAAAAAAGTACGTCTGTGCAAAACATTGAAAGGTTGTTGGACGAAAAACTTTTAGAAGTAAAAAGTAACGGTAAAAATGCTTTGGCAATCTTATCCAAAGAAGAACTTAGTGGTATAAATTATAGCAATGTAGATTATATAAAAGAAGCTTTAGAAGAAGAACGATTAATATGTCTTTACCAGCCTATCTATGAAACACAGACAAAAAAAATTAAGAAATATGAAGCTTTAGTGAGACTTATTGATAAAGAGGACCCAAAAAAGCTCATTATACCTTTACATTTTATGAAATTGGTAAAAGGGACAAGTCAATATATCAAAATGAGTAAGTTGGTTTTCCGAGACGTATTTCAAACCTTGAAGAGATATGAGGATGTGGAAATAAGTGTGAATGTAGATCTAGATGATTTAGACAATGCAGATATGATGAACCTTATTACACATAATTTATATGAACATAGAACTATAGCAAATAGGTTGACTTTCGAAATTTTGGAAGATCATGAGGTGAAAGATCATGGAAAAGTTATGTTTCATTTACAACAGTTAAAGGCATTTGGTTCGAAAATAGCACTGGATGATTTTGGAAGTGGATATGCAAGTTATAGTTATTTGATAAAGTTGAATATAGATATTTTAAAAATTGATGGAAGTATTATCAAAGAATTAGAACATAGACCCGATCATGCTAAAACTGTCATTAGCTCCATTCGGGGATTAGCTGAATCTTTTCAATATGATCTGGTTGCCGAATTTGTTGCAGATGAATATATCTACAACATCATCAAAGACCTGGGTATTCAATATGCTCAAGGATATTATTTAGGAGAACCAAAACCTATTGAATGGTATATGGATAAAAACCACTAA
- the proS gene encoding proline--tRNA ligase, with the protein MRFSRLLIPTTKETPNDATLASHIYLIRGGFIQSVGGSGLYNFLPLGKKILDKVHAVVKEELDKAGCQEVSLSFVTPAALWEESGRLEKYGKELLRFKDRKENDFILGPTHEEMMVNLVRQTVKSYKQLPLNVYQINLKFRDEIRPRFGLMRGREFLMKDAYSFHTSTEDMQREFALMEETYKKIFTRLGLEFRVVDADSGAIGGSGSKEFMVLADSGEDTIVVCNDCDYGANIEAAVAKPKVYDASTEIKIIAMKALYDEGVSKVVHFALPASVELQDVKACNAVNANDLVEYEETAAIETLVVDAALEGVDDLTAAEKCYADISAVQEGDACACCGGSLRYTKGIEAGHIFQLGTRYSEPLAANFLDENGKSQPMVMGTYGIGVSRLLAAIIEQNHDEKGCIWTKESAPFDLQIIVSNIKDEEQVALGEQLYEAMLAKGVDVLLDDRKDRFGAKIKDYELIGVPHAVIIGKKLAEDTVEFMTRDGMVKEEVSVDYIVDFLAERF; encoded by the coding sequence GTGAGATTTTCAAGATTATTAATCCCTACAACCAAAGAGACACCCAATGACGCAACACTGGCGAGTCATATCTATCTTATCAGAGGCGGGTTTATACAGTCAGTAGGGGGAAGCGGACTTTACAATTTTCTGCCCTTAGGCAAAAAGATACTGGATAAAGTACATGCCGTGGTGAAAGAAGAGTTAGATAAAGCAGGGTGTCAAGAGGTGAGTCTCTCTTTTGTGACACCTGCGGCACTTTGGGAAGAGAGCGGCCGTTTAGAGAAGTATGGTAAAGAGCTCTTACGTTTCAAAGACCGTAAGGAGAATGACTTCATTTTAGGACCGACCCATGAAGAGATGATGGTGAACCTGGTGAGACAGACAGTGAAAAGTTATAAGCAGCTTCCTTTGAATGTCTATCAGATCAACCTCAAGTTCCGTGATGAGATACGACCACGATTCGGTCTGATGCGCGGACGTGAATTTTTAATGAAAGATGCCTATAGTTTTCATACCTCTACAGAAGATATGCAAAGAGAGTTTGCCTTGATGGAAGAGACCTATAAGAAAATATTCACACGTCTTGGGCTGGAGTTCAGGGTTGTAGATGCGGACTCCGGTGCGATCGGTGGATCTGGAAGTAAAGAGTTTATGGTACTGGCTGATTCCGGTGAAGATACGATCGTGGTATGTAACGACTGTGACTACGGTGCCAACATAGAAGCTGCTGTAGCAAAACCGAAAGTCTATGATGCTTCAACAGAGATCAAAATTATCGCAATGAAAGCACTCTATGATGAAGGTGTCAGTAAAGTCGTTCATTTTGCTCTACCTGCATCTGTAGAACTTCAGGATGTGAAAGCATGCAATGCAGTCAATGCCAACGATCTTGTAGAGTATGAAGAGACAGCAGCGATAGAAACACTGGTTGTGGACGCTGCATTGGAAGGGGTTGATGACCTTACGGCAGCAGAGAAATGTTATGCTGATATCTCCGCGGTGCAAGAGGGTGATGCTTGTGCCTGTTGTGGTGGGTCATTGCGTTATACCAAAGGTATCGAAGCAGGGCACATCTTCCAACTGGGTACACGATATTCTGAACCCTTAGCGGCAAACTTCTTAGATGAGAACGGAAAGTCGCAGCCTATGGTCATGGGAACCTATGGTATCGGTGTGAGTCGTCTGCTTGCGGCCATCATCGAGCAGAACCATGATGAAAAAGGGTGTATCTGGACGAAAGAGTCTGCACCGTTCGATCTGCAGATCATCGTCTCCAATATCAAAGATGAAGAACAGGTCGCTTTGGGTGAGCAACTCTATGAAGCGATGTTGGCCAAAGGTGTGGATGTACTGCTTGATGACAGAAAAGACAGATTCGGTGCGAAGATAAAAGATTATGAACTTATCGGTGTACCTCATGCAGTGATCATAGGAAAGAAACTGGCAGAGGATACAGTAGAGTTTATGACCAGAGACGGTATGGTCAAAGAGGAAGTCTCTGTAGATTACATAGTCGATTTTCTGGCTGAAAGATTTTAA